From Rhizobium favelukesii, the proteins below share one genomic window:
- a CDS encoding IS5 family transposase, with amino-acid sequence MAWTETTRRQYARRAARYASDMTDREWRIVEPLLPAPRRLGRPRTTVLREVMNALLYIASTGCQWRMLPKDFPPCSTVQRYFYAWRGIGLWARINHHLVMAARELEGKEASPTAGVIDSQSVKTTESGGIRGYDAGKKIKGRKRHIVVDTLGLLVGLMVHSADIQDRDGAPDLLKSICHRWPWLLHVFADGGYAGDKLKRKLKKVGRFTVEIIKRSDKTKGFEVLPRRWVVERTFAWLGRCRRLAKDVEKSIASAEAWIMIAHIRLITRRLARYCYH; translated from the coding sequence ATGGCCTGGACCGAAACCACCCGTCGGCAATATGCCCGGCGAGCAGCACGCTATGCAAGCGATATGACGGATAGAGAATGGCGAATTGTCGAGCCGCTCCTACCTGCGCCCCGTCGACTTGGGCGACCGCGAACAACGGTGCTGCGTGAGGTCATGAATGCGCTTTTGTATATCGCCTCGACCGGCTGCCAATGGCGGATGCTGCCAAAGGACTTTCCGCCGTGCTCGACGGTTCAGCGATACTTCTATGCGTGGCGGGGTATTGGGCTTTGGGCCCGCATCAACCACCATCTAGTGATGGCGGCGCGCGAACTGGAAGGCAAAGAGGCCAGTCCTACGGCAGGCGTGATCGACAGCCAAAGCGTCAAAACCACCGAAAGCGGCGGCATTCGAGGTTACGACGCCGGCAAAAAGATCAAGGGCCGCAAGCGCCATATCGTCGTCGACACACTCGGCCTGCTGGTTGGCCTCATGGTTCACAGCGCCGATATCCAGGACCGCGATGGCGCTCCCGATTTACTGAAATCCATTTGTCACAGATGGCCATGGTTGCTGCATGTTTTCGCCGACGGTGGCTATGCGGGCGACAAATTGAAACGGAAGCTGAAGAAGGTCGGTCGCTTCACGGTCGAAATCATCAAGCGCAGCGACAAGACCAAAGGCTTCGAAGTGCTACCACGCCGTTGGGTCGTCGAGCGAACATTTGCATGGCTTGGAAGGTGCCGGAGATTGGCGAAGGACGTCGAAAAATCCATCGCTTCAGCCGAGGCATGGATCATGATCGCCCATATCCGCCTCATCACTAGACGTCTCGCAAGGTATTGTTACCATTGA
- a CDS encoding SIR2 family protein yields MVRIVTTNFDRLFDGCRAGLKTFQPPHLPNPARPKEMNGIVYLHGKATPEYNGAEEDGFVLSSSEFGRAYLSDGWATTFIREIIERYVVVFIGYGADDPPVQYLLEALNKTNGSLDGVFALQSGEAEYATMRWRHKGVRAIAYDPANRHAALWSTLEKWAERATNPDAWVQSVVQMAKGGPENLEPYQRGQVAHLVGSVEGARALFDTTPPPPATWLAVLDPYRRYAAPEREKRFDEETPFIDPFDLYGLDSDVIPEKVDPEDDYAKRKVPPDAWDGFLLNKSDRMALLDENISSLRGYSSASVPRLPSRLDQVGTWIAKVSHQPAVLWWATRQGNLHPQLLRQIGFWLEKKGDDKLGEPLRSAWRFFLDSWQRQLRSSDDFFQLGDDIRLNGWNGTLVRQFSDIALPFIKVETASFDGPVAPIEIGDVEIGQLVSLDVEYPDVPADLNIPDSYVRPIVSNLGKNLETAVQLEKEIGGYGLGHLSPISPHNDGEDDGDRYGRTHGLSSWMLYHVKLMDRLLRLDPQAALREFESWNEEDETVFSRLRMWALAKKDLIGPKTFRMVVKSLSDNVFWDSFHARDLLLAVSARWPDLDRATRNEIERRILKGPSRRKKEGKKQFRERRAWTVLNRINWMKLNGLQLSTDMDARNVELQRDAPAWKLEYAAREARSLEGRVGTVRTVSDPTAIVDEPLANVLSKALELSKRRGVDFTEHDPFRGFVEQRPVRTLAVLRDAARRGDYPEWAWRTFLNAKARESDPARFSAVIAGEILKHQPAEIANFIRSAADWLQKSTKALAKSHSDLFYKVLERLISVVRELPAQSKSSIVRTSEQPDWTMESINSATGDLAEALFDVPQRDQIVHLQGLDKTWSRMAERLLSAPGEPRRHALVIFAHQLNWLYWADPRWTEQHLLSVLESIEFEDRQAFWAGFLWRGQAHGYKLFGILKPQMLELAKSGSLEKRGHSEALTGLILSGWRTRNPEIQQRLVSDSELRDVLVKSDDDFRVRVLWNMERSPPDQSEDQNSWIENLTELLENVWPRQIVVKSPKVTARLCDLAFSSEGNFVQVAQLVLPLLGKVGPSQVFLPALRRTGNNVTDSHPGLVLALLHAVLPDNAKLWPYGIDATLDRIGHADTTLNNDERLIELRRIWNSR; encoded by the coding sequence TTGGTTCGTATCGTCACTACAAACTTTGACCGGCTGTTTGACGGCTGCAGAGCGGGTCTCAAGACATTTCAGCCACCTCACCTTCCCAATCCGGCACGCCCAAAGGAAATGAACGGCATCGTTTACCTCCACGGAAAAGCTACCCCAGAATACAATGGTGCAGAGGAGGATGGCTTTGTCCTGTCCAGCTCAGAGTTTGGACGCGCTTATCTATCGGATGGGTGGGCGACAACCTTCATCAGAGAGATCATTGAGCGATATGTAGTCGTTTTCATCGGCTACGGCGCAGACGATCCACCCGTGCAATATCTGCTGGAAGCCCTAAACAAGACAAACGGCAGTCTGGATGGTGTGTTTGCGTTGCAATCCGGTGAAGCCGAATACGCGACAATGAGATGGAGGCATAAGGGTGTCCGAGCTATCGCCTATGATCCAGCCAATCGCCATGCTGCCCTTTGGTCAACCCTTGAGAAATGGGCCGAACGAGCGACGAATCCGGATGCTTGGGTGCAATCTGTTGTGCAGATGGCGAAAGGCGGGCCGGAGAACCTTGAGCCATATCAACGGGGTCAAGTCGCTCACCTCGTAGGAAGCGTTGAGGGTGCACGGGCTCTCTTCGATACCACACCCCCGCCGCCAGCCACATGGCTCGCGGTTCTTGATCCTTATCGACGCTACGCTGCTCCCGAACGCGAGAAGCGGTTTGACGAGGAAACACCGTTTATCGACCCCTTCGACCTCTACGGCTTGGATTCGGACGTGATCCCGGAGAAGGTCGACCCAGAAGATGACTACGCTAAGCGCAAGGTCCCGCCGGATGCTTGGGACGGCTTCCTTCTGAACAAATCAGATCGGATGGCGCTGCTGGATGAAAACATTAGTTCCTTGCGTGGATACTCCTCAGCAAGTGTGCCTCGCCTTCCTTCGCGGCTAGACCAAGTTGGGACTTGGATTGCGAAAGTCTCTCACCAGCCTGCAGTTCTCTGGTGGGCAACTCGCCAAGGTAATCTTCACCCTCAACTTCTCCGTCAAATCGGCTTCTGGCTTGAGAAGAAGGGCGACGACAAGCTTGGCGAGCCGCTACGATCAGCGTGGCGTTTCTTTTTAGACAGTTGGCAGCGACAACTGCGAAGCTCAGACGATTTCTTTCAGTTGGGAGACGACATCCGATTGAACGGTTGGAACGGCACATTGGTCCGTCAGTTTTCGGACATTGCACTTCCATTTATCAAAGTTGAAACTGCATCATTCGATGGGCCAGTCGCGCCAATTGAAATTGGAGACGTCGAGATCGGCCAACTTGTCTCGCTCGATGTGGAGTACCCAGACGTCCCAGCCGATCTAAACATTCCCGACAGCTATGTTCGTCCCATAGTGAGCAATCTTGGGAAAAACCTAGAAACCGCAGTCCAACTCGAAAAAGAGATTGGAGGTTACGGCCTGGGACATCTCAGTCCCATTTCGCCACACAATGACGGCGAGGACGACGGTGATCGGTATGGTCGGACACACGGTTTGTCCTCGTGGATGCTGTACCACGTCAAACTGATGGACCGGTTGCTTCGACTTGACCCGCAGGCTGCTCTACGGGAGTTTGAGAGCTGGAACGAAGAAGACGAGACCGTTTTCTCCCGGCTGCGGATGTGGGCGCTTGCTAAGAAAGACCTCATCGGTCCAAAGACCTTTCGGATGGTAGTGAAAAGCCTCTCAGACAACGTCTTCTGGGATAGCTTCCACGCCAGGGACTTACTGTTGGCCGTATCTGCGCGATGGCCCGACCTCGACCGTGCGACTAGAAACGAAATCGAAAGGCGTATTCTTAAGGGACCGTCACGTCGAAAGAAGGAAGGAAAAAAGCAATTCCGCGAACGCCGCGCGTGGACCGTCCTTAATCGTATCAATTGGATGAAGCTCAACGGACTTCAGCTTTCCACCGATATGGACGCCCGAAATGTTGAATTGCAGCGGGACGCTCCAGCTTGGAAGCTTGAGTATGCAGCGAGAGAGGCACGCTCGCTGGAGGGTCGCGTTGGCACGGTCAGAACAGTGTCAGACCCTACCGCTATAGTGGACGAGCCACTGGCGAACGTACTTTCCAAAGCTCTTGAGCTTTCAAAACGACGTGGTGTGGATTTCACCGAACATGACCCATTCCGTGGCTTTGTCGAACAGCGACCAGTGCGAACACTCGCGGTTTTGCGAGATGCCGCACGAAGAGGCGACTATCCCGAATGGGCTTGGCGGACGTTTCTAAACGCGAAGGCCAGAGAAAGCGATCCGGCACGTTTCTCTGCGGTGATTGCAGGTGAAATATTAAAGCATCAACCAGCGGAGATCGCAAATTTCATCCGATCCGCAGCGGATTGGCTCCAGAAGTCTACAAAGGCTCTCGCGAAATCCCACTCTGACCTTTTCTACAAGGTGCTCGAAAGGCTGATCTCTGTAGTACGTGAGCTTCCGGCGCAGAGCAAATCCTCTATTGTTCGAACATCCGAACAGCCGGATTGGACAATGGAATCGATTAATTCAGCGACCGGTGACTTGGCTGAAGCGCTCTTTGATGTTCCTCAGCGCGATCAGATAGTGCACCTGCAGGGTCTCGACAAAACTTGGAGCAGGATGGCGGAACGGTTGCTTTCCGCTCCTGGTGAACCTCGAAGGCATGCGTTAGTTATTTTTGCGCACCAATTGAATTGGCTCTACTGGGCTGACCCTCGGTGGACTGAGCAGCACTTGCTCAGTGTTCTAGAGTCGATTGAATTTGAAGACCGTCAAGCTTTTTGGGCGGGCTTCCTGTGGCGTGGACAAGCGCATGGTTACAAGCTCTTCGGCATCCTTAAGCCGCAGATGCTAGAATTGGCAAAGTCTGGAAGTCTCGAAAAGCGCGGTCACTCGGAGGCGCTAACCGGCCTTATTCTTTCAGGCTGGCGGACAAGGAACCCTGAGATTCAACAACGATTGGTTTCCGACTCTGAACTTCGGGACGTTCTGGTTAAGTCCGATGACGATTTCCGTGTTCGTGTCTTGTGGAATATGGAGCGCTCGCCGCCGGACCAGTCCGAAGATCAAAACTCTTGGATAGAAAACCTGACCGAGCTGCTTGAAAATGTTTGGCCACGCCAGATCGTTGTGAAATCGCCGAAAGTGACAGCTCGCCTTTGCGACCTCGCTTTTTCGAGTGAAGGAAATTTTGTGCAAGTCGCACAACTTGTTTTACCGCTTCTCGGAAAGGTTGGGCCAAGCCAAGTGTTTCTCCCAGCCTTGAGGAGAACTGGAAATAACGTAACGGATTCGCACCCCGGTCTTGTCCTTGCGCTACTGCATGCCGTCTTGCCGGACAACGCAAAGCTATGGCCATACGGTATCGACGCCACGCTTGACCGGATCGGACACGCTGACACGACCCTTAATAATGACGAGAGGCTTATTGAGTTGCGACGAATTTGGAATTCGCGATAG
- a CDS encoding AAA family ATPase, whose product MDKALTDSLDRYIAKLQQAAEQLKTPRTIEFRLTKRNLPAIARKSATNFLAYCALVALFRRNIGALSEPSCVAVIAVPSQWQLKDVHDAANIIFKDKKGVKFCLHPTSKHKRGWEIDPAEFLETGEKLIVFTQEGSVLHEDFELAATLFDRLAICDVQHLRALCVLRKCGTLTDEQAGVIAEQASERMEAIFRRDQPASRAAIKLLKAAKAAPGNERLLDVTKGFGEASVWAESLKKDLADWRQGKLPWTEVDKGCLLYGPPGTGKTRFAAALAAHCGLHLEATSIPKWQSYKDGDLGDMLKAMYQAFGSAKENAPCLLFLDEFDAIGDRAKFPSRHETYSTTVVNALLECLDGTEGREGVIVLGACNYPERIDPALLRSGRLEKHVKFPLPDATARGEILEFHLPTLSGDAALREIAARMPGKSGADIERLAREARRIARKENRNVNISDVRSQVQVPPPLDAKTLYRVAIHEAGHALVTHALMLGKIEWVEIYDNVENFATAVDANGGMFLVKPHREFLTRWDAMEMITSDLAGAAAEDLIFGHRANWSTGNKSSDFASATTLAIRMVTEYAFGNSLYYLPGSVDMTFPTKLWEDLALRDDVTEILQEQYQRARNMLDGLKPALLKLADALVKHKRLDARQLEAYWPGSRKAPPSTPQSRSRRQH is encoded by the coding sequence ATGGACAAAGCCCTGACCGATAGCCTGGACCGTTATATTGCAAAGCTGCAGCAAGCAGCCGAACAGCTCAAAACCCCTCGAACAATCGAATTCCGGCTGACGAAACGGAATCTACCCGCAATCGCTCGCAAGTCTGCCACTAACTTTCTAGCTTATTGCGCTCTTGTGGCGCTCTTCCGCAGAAACATCGGTGCGCTCTCCGAACCTTCCTGCGTCGCAGTGATCGCCGTCCCGTCCCAATGGCAACTCAAGGACGTCCATGACGCTGCGAACATCATCTTTAAGGACAAGAAGGGCGTTAAATTCTGCCTTCACCCCACTTCCAAGCATAAGCGTGGATGGGAGATCGACCCAGCGGAATTCCTTGAGACGGGAGAGAAACTAATTGTATTCACTCAGGAGGGCTCTGTCCTTCATGAGGATTTCGAGCTGGCGGCCACGCTCTTTGACAGGCTCGCTATTTGCGATGTGCAACACCTACGAGCCCTATGTGTCTTGCGCAAATGCGGCACACTGACGGACGAACAGGCAGGGGTCATCGCGGAACAAGCGTCGGAGCGCATGGAAGCCATCTTTCGTCGGGACCAACCAGCGAGCCGGGCCGCGATAAAGCTATTGAAGGCGGCGAAGGCCGCTCCCGGCAACGAGCGGCTTCTGGATGTCACCAAGGGCTTCGGCGAAGCGAGCGTATGGGCTGAGTCCTTGAAGAAAGACCTTGCAGATTGGCGACAAGGAAAACTTCCATGGACGGAGGTGGACAAGGGTTGTCTGTTGTACGGGCCACCGGGGACAGGAAAGACGCGTTTTGCCGCCGCTCTTGCGGCTCACTGCGGCCTGCATCTGGAAGCAACCTCAATCCCGAAGTGGCAGTCTTACAAAGACGGCGATCTCGGTGACATGTTGAAGGCCATGTATCAAGCGTTCGGTTCGGCCAAGGAAAATGCGCCCTGTCTATTGTTCCTGGATGAATTCGACGCCATTGGCGACCGAGCCAAATTTCCTAGTCGCCACGAGACCTATTCCACAACAGTCGTGAACGCGCTCTTAGAATGCTTGGACGGAACGGAAGGACGCGAGGGCGTTATCGTCCTTGGTGCGTGCAACTATCCGGAGCGGATCGACCCTGCCCTTCTAAGGAGCGGTCGGCTCGAAAAACACGTCAAATTTCCTTTGCCTGACGCAACAGCGCGAGGAGAAATCCTTGAGTTTCATCTCCCTACCTTGAGCGGTGATGCCGCGCTCAGGGAAATAGCTGCGCGAATGCCTGGCAAGAGCGGCGCTGATATCGAAAGACTGGCGCGAGAAGCGAGAAGGATCGCCCGGAAGGAAAATCGAAATGTCAACATTTCGGACGTTAGATCGCAGGTGCAAGTGCCCCCTCCGCTCGACGCCAAAACCTTATACCGTGTTGCAATCCATGAGGCAGGGCACGCCCTCGTGACCCACGCATTGATGCTCGGCAAGATCGAGTGGGTCGAAATCTACGACAACGTTGAAAACTTCGCCACCGCTGTCGATGCAAATGGCGGCATGTTTCTGGTAAAGCCTCACCGGGAGTTTTTGACTCGTTGGGACGCGATGGAGATGATCACCTCGGATTTGGCAGGAGCTGCAGCTGAAGACTTGATTTTCGGACACCGAGCCAATTGGTCGACGGGGAACAAGAGCAGCGATTTCGCCAGCGCGACCACGTTGGCGATCCGAATGGTGACGGAATACGCTTTTGGAAACTCATTGTATTATCTTCCTGGGTCAGTCGACATGACGTTCCCTACCAAGCTCTGGGAGGACCTAGCGCTGCGTGATGACGTTACGGAAATTCTTCAAGAGCAATATCAGCGAGCAAGAAATATGCTCGATGGCCTCAAGCCCGCACTGCTCAAGCTTGCGGACGCGCTCGTCAAACACAAGCGCCTCGATGCTAGGCAGTTGGAGGCGTACTGGCCGGGGTCGCGAAAGGCCCCTCCGTCGACACCCCAGAGCCGAAGCCGCCGCCAACATTAG
- a CDS encoding metallophosphoesterase: MCAGDITNFIDDSISYIRRVIEPKMPVVLVLGNHDFYGSSISGALERARRLVEGSQIHLLENETVTIGDCRFIGATLWTDFAVSVGEDEHIPPEERRVKAFELVPSRMKDFQ; the protein is encoded by the coding sequence GTGTGCGCGGGCGACATCACGAACTTCATCGATGACAGCATTTCTTATATCCGCCGGGTCATCGAGCCAAAGATGCCGGTGGTGCTTGTACTAGGAAATCACGATTTTTACGGCAGCAGCATCAGCGGGGCACTGGAGCGTGCCCGACGGCTCGTTGAAGGAAGCCAAATCCATCTCCTTGAAAACGAGACCGTCACCATCGGTGACTGCCGGTTCATCGGCGCGACCTTATGGACTGATTTCGCGGTGTCCGTTGGGGAAGATGAGCACATCCCGCCGGAAGAGCGGCGCGTTAAAGCTTTCGAACTCGTGCCATCGCGCATGAAGGATTTCCAGTGA
- a CDS encoding IS701 family transposase, giving the protein MSEQHDCSREPGDAVPHILRKWLSPFRFWFTAPSWEHLLVLVMGALLSPGKRTVTACLRITGRAEVSNFAAYHQLLNRARWNPRTLAARLLSIIVARLVPEGPVVIGMDDTIERRWGQRIAARGIYRDPVRSSHGHFVKASGLRWLSFMVLSPVPWAKCIKALPVLTILCPSERHDQKKGRKHKLLTDWARQGVLQLCRWLPGREIIFVGDSSFAVHTLAAALPDTATLITRLRLDASLFAPPDQRHEHTLGRPAQKGRPLPKLKTLLKDAKTEWQRIVASSWYGKQTDKTLDVTSGTGLWYRRGTPPRPIRWVLVRDPSGRREPQAFMSTNVNLEPAQIIAYFVRRWQIEVTFAETRAHLGVETQRQWNDKAIMRTTPSLLALYSLVTLWACDLLGHGVLPYAAAWYKKTEFTFSDAIGAVRMILWDQDIYRQHPPDPDIPETQPSRLKRMTQALCFAA; this is encoded by the coding sequence ATGAGCGAACAACATGATTGTAGCCGTGAGCCGGGAGACGCGGTCCCCCACATCCTTCGCAAATGGCTGTCGCCGTTTCGTTTCTGGTTTACCGCGCCAAGCTGGGAGCATCTGCTGGTCCTGGTGATGGGTGCGCTCCTTTCGCCTGGCAAGCGAACGGTGACGGCCTGCCTGCGCATCACCGGACGCGCGGAGGTAAGTAATTTTGCCGCCTATCATCAACTCCTCAACCGAGCCCGCTGGAACCCTCGCACGTTGGCGGCCCGTCTGCTGTCCATCATTGTTGCCCGGCTCGTGCCCGAGGGCCCTGTCGTGATTGGCATGGATGATACAATCGAACGGCGTTGGGGCCAACGCATCGCCGCGCGTGGAATTTATCGTGACCCGGTGCGCTCCAGCCATGGCCACTTTGTCAAGGCCAGCGGCTTGAGATGGTTGAGCTTCATGGTTCTTTCACCTGTCCCATGGGCAAAATGTATTAAAGCCCTGCCGGTGCTGACGATCCTGTGTCCCTCTGAGCGCCATGATCAGAAGAAGGGCCGAAAGCACAAGCTGCTGACTGATTGGGCAAGGCAAGGCGTCTTGCAGCTTTGCCGCTGGCTGCCGGGCCGCGAAATCATCTTTGTCGGCGATAGCAGCTTTGCCGTTCATACACTGGCTGCGGCTCTTCCCGACACGGCCACTCTCATCACGCGGTTGCGTCTGGATGCCAGTCTCTTTGCTCCACCAGATCAACGGCACGAACATACGCTCGGGCGACCGGCGCAAAAAGGCAGGCCATTGCCGAAACTGAAAACGCTCCTCAAAGACGCAAAGACCGAGTGGCAGCGCATCGTCGCATCGTCCTGGTACGGCAAGCAAACCGACAAAACCCTTGATGTCACATCAGGAACCGGCCTCTGGTATCGGCGTGGAACGCCCCCAAGACCAATTCGCTGGGTTCTCGTTCGCGATCCATCAGGCCGTCGTGAACCCCAGGCGTTCATGAGCACCAACGTCAACCTTGAGCCCGCTCAGATCATTGCCTATTTCGTTCGGCGCTGGCAGATCGAGGTCACCTTCGCCGAAACGCGAGCGCATCTTGGCGTGGAAACCCAACGGCAGTGGAACGACAAAGCCATCATGCGCACGACCCCGTCGCTGCTGGCGCTCTACAGCCTCGTCACACTCTGGGCATGCGATCTGCTCGGTCATGGCGTCCTTCCCTATGCCGCCGCCTGGTACAAGAAAACAGAGTTCACCTTCTCCGATGCCATCGGTGCGGTTCGCATGATCCTGTGGGATCAGGATATTTATCGACAGCACCCGCCAGACCCGGACATTCCTGAAACTCAACCAAGCCGCCTCAAGCGGATGACACAAGCACTTTGCTTCGCTGCATAA
- a CDS encoding AAA family ATPase: protein MRIKKVRLKNGYKRFHDLTIDLGQSPARIVALVGPNGSGKSSVLDGMLYHQQAHGSTGSHSNDDGPTYHFMGDAGNYEAIIIDFVQGSFQEVRSAREKQGKPNTVFSFRSPYRYNNHVKIDTITSTTPIRENNYGARYASALDSKMEQNYRRLQALVNRYMQDNDVRPSEARAKVIGDLNASISKCLDLEITSVGNVEASQGTLYFSKPDSPREFEFNVLSSGEKEVIDLLLDLYLRRDDYDDSVFLIDEPELHINTAIQGSLLTEIDRLVGPDCQIWITTHSIGFLKALQTQMKDRCQIIQFRGDLNLASTVQTLTPLEPSTSAWRDLFAVALDDLATLVAPKTIIYCEGRDAPGKAGSERGMDAQAFNAIFNRDMPDAMFISSGGNTELDQRSAVAIAILSKVFPEIEILVFKDRDMASGKITDENDRQVYLKTNPQNHRVMKRFEIENYLYDKEVLAAYCAANALQFDEASYDNLVCDIVNQNLKDVTGHIKSICGIKGSINAETFKVSLARHVDEGMAAYKELYGCIFNRE, encoded by the coding sequence ATGCGCATTAAAAAAGTTCGACTTAAGAACGGGTACAAGCGCTTCCATGATCTAACAATCGATCTCGGCCAATCTCCTGCGAGAATAGTAGCGCTCGTCGGGCCCAACGGCAGTGGGAAAAGCAGCGTGCTCGACGGTATGCTCTATCACCAACAGGCTCATGGCTCGACTGGATCACATTCGAATGACGACGGGCCCACCTACCATTTTATGGGCGATGCAGGAAACTATGAGGCCATAATCATTGATTTCGTGCAGGGTTCCTTTCAAGAGGTGCGTAGCGCACGCGAAAAGCAAGGGAAACCAAACACCGTTTTTTCTTTCCGAAGCCCGTACCGCTACAACAACCATGTGAAAATCGACACCATAACGTCAACTACTCCAATTCGTGAGAATAACTACGGAGCGAGATACGCGTCCGCGCTCGACTCCAAGATGGAGCAAAACTACCGACGGCTTCAGGCGCTCGTAAATCGATACATGCAGGACAATGACGTAAGGCCAAGTGAGGCACGCGCCAAGGTGATTGGCGACCTCAATGCTTCAATTAGCAAATGTCTCGATCTTGAGATCACAAGCGTTGGGAACGTTGAAGCGTCGCAAGGCACGCTTTACTTTAGCAAGCCTGACAGTCCGCGCGAATTCGAGTTCAACGTGCTTTCTTCCGGCGAAAAGGAGGTCATCGATCTTCTGCTCGATCTTTATCTCCGACGCGACGACTATGATGACAGTGTTTTCCTAATCGACGAACCAGAACTCCACATCAACACAGCCATCCAAGGCAGCCTTCTGACCGAAATTGATCGCCTCGTTGGCCCAGATTGTCAGATATGGATCACTACGCACAGCATCGGCTTTCTGAAGGCGCTCCAGACACAGATGAAGGATCGGTGTCAGATCATCCAATTCCGTGGAGACTTAAACCTCGCCTCGACCGTTCAGACACTGACGCCGCTGGAGCCATCCACCTCAGCTTGGCGGGACCTTTTCGCGGTTGCCCTAGACGACCTCGCAACGCTTGTCGCCCCAAAGACTATTATATATTGCGAGGGCCGCGATGCGCCAGGCAAAGCTGGTTCTGAAAGGGGGATGGACGCTCAGGCTTTCAACGCGATCTTCAACCGAGACATGCCTGATGCCATGTTCATTTCTAGTGGCGGGAATACGGAACTCGATCAACGAAGCGCCGTTGCGATTGCGATCTTGAGCAAGGTCTTTCCCGAGATCGAAATCTTGGTCTTCAAGGATCGAGACATGGCCTCGGGCAAGATCACAGATGAGAATGACCGTCAGGTCTACCTAAAGACAAACCCACAAAATCATAGGGTTATGAAGCGATTTGAGATCGAGAACTACCTCTACGACAAAGAGGTCTTGGCGGCATATTGCGCAGCCAACGCCCTGCAATTCGACGAGGCGTCCTACGACAACCTGGTCTGTGACATCGTCAATCAAAACCTGAAAGACGTAACCGGACACATCAAGAGCATCTGTGGCATTAAGGGGAGCATCAACGCGGAGACCTTCAAAGTTTCGCTCGCTCGCCACGTTGATGAAGGCATGGCCGCTTACAAAGAGCTGTACGGCTGTATCTTCAATCGAGAATGA